CCGCCGACCCGCCACTCACCACGATCCGCGCCGCGGCGGCCAGCCGGGCGGCCGCCTCGTCGGCCACCGCTCCTCCCACGGTGAACGGCAACCGCACATACCCCTCGAAGGCACCGTCGACCCCGAACCGGGGCCCCGAAGGAACTCGCACCCCCACCCGCTCCCCCGCCTCGGCGAGCCGGGACCCCGACAGGCCACCCGTACGGACCCACAGCGTGAGCCCGCCCCTGGGCACCGTGAACTCCCAGTCCGGCAGCTCCCGTCGTACCGCCGCGACCAGCGCGTCCCGGTTGTCCCGGGCCTGTTCGCGCCGCATCTCGACCGCCTGCTCCCAGCCACCCGTGCTCAGCAACCAGTTGATGGCCAGCTGTTCGAGTACGGGCGTGCCCAGGTCCGCGTAGGCCCGCGCGGCCACGAGGCTGCGGATCACGTCCGGAGCCGCCCGCACCCAGCCGATGCGCATCCCCGCCCAGAATGCCTTGCTGGCGGAACCGACCGTGATGACCGTGGACCCGGCGGGATCGAACCCGCAGACCGGCCGTGGCATCTCGACGTCCGGGTCCAGCCACAGCTCGGTCATCGTCTCGTCGGCGACGAGCACCGTCCCCGCCGACCGGGCCGCGTCGACGAGTTGTCGTCGCTGGTCCTCGTCGGCGAGCGCGCCGGTGGGATTGTGGAAGTCGGCGACGACGTACGCGATCCGGGGCGCGGCCTCGCGCAGCACCTGACGCCAGCGGTCCAGGTCCCAGCCGGCCAGCCCCTCGGCCATCGCGACCGGCACCAGCCGGGCACCCGCCTCCCGCATCAGCTGCAGGATGTTGGCGTACGAGGGCGACTCGACGGCGATGCGCTCACCCCGGCCGGAGAACAGATGGCAGATCGCGTCGATGGCACCCATCGCGCCGGTCGTCACCATGATCTGTTCGGGCATGGTGGGGATCCCGCGCGCGGTGTACCGCTCGGCGATCATCGCGCGCAGCGCGGGCAGTCCGGCCGGGTAGTCGCCGTGCGTGTGCGCGTACGGGGGCAGTTCCTCCAGGGCGCCCTGCACGGCCCGGGTGAGCCAGGGCTCGGGCGCGGGCAGGGCCGCCGTACCGAGGTCGATCACCGAGCCGAGGGCCTCGGGGGGCAGGGGTTCGAGCCCGCGCGCGGGAAGTGGGTTACCGGCAGGTACGGCGGTCCAGCTGCCCGCGCCTCGCCGGGACTCCAGGAAGCCCTCGGCGCGCAGTGCCTCGTAGGCGGCGGCGACCGTGGTGCGGCTGACGGAGAGGGAGAGAGCCAGTTCGCGTTCGGCGGGGAGACGGGCTGCGACCGGCACCCGGCCCTCCAGCACCAGCAGACGGATGCCGTCAGCGAGTGAACGGTAGGCGGGCGGGCGACGGGTGCCGGGGCCCGCGGGGCGGTCCTGCTGGGAGGTGAGCAGCCGGGCGAGCTGCGCGGTACCCACCGCGGAAGTCCACTGCACCATGCAGATCAGTCCACCTTCCCCGAATTGGCCATGGATGCGATCCATCAGCAAGCCACAGGGTGTCATGTGCCAGGCCACTACCACCACAGGGGGCAGCTCGTGAGTTCGTTGTCAGCGCCGGATCGTCTCGGCAGACGGTTGGTCCAGCTCTACACCGGTCTCGCGCTGTACGGCGCCAGCTCGGCCCTGCTCGTCGAGTCGGGCCTCGGCCTGGAGCCCTGGGGCGTGCTGCACCAGGGGCTGGCCGAACTGACCGGACTGACCATCGGCGTCGTGTCGATCTTCGTGGGCGCCGCCGTGCTGCTCCTGTGGATCCCGCTGCGTCAGCGTCCGGGCCTCGGCACGGTCTCGAACGTATTCGTCGTCGGCCTCGCCATGGACGGCACGCTCGCCCTGGTCCCCGACGCGCACGCCCTCGCCGCCCGCATCCCCCTCCTGCTGGCGGGCATCGTCCTGAACGGTGTGGCCACCGGCCTGTACATCGCGGCGAGCTTCGGCCCGGGCCCGCGCGACGGCCTGATGACCGGCCTGCACCGGATCACCGGCCGCTCGATCCGGCTCGTCCGTACGGCGATCGAGGTGGCGGTCGTCGCGACGGGTTTCGCCCTGGGCGGCACGGTGGGGATCGGCACGGTGCTGTACGCGGTGGCGATCGGACCGCTGGCCCAGCTGTTCCTGCGCGTGTTCGCCGTTCCGGCGGCATCGGCCGGCAGCCCGGTCGTTGCCGCCGGTCAACCGGAGGAGGCGATACTGCGACCGTGACCACGCGGATACGTCATCCATACCTGGACCATCCCGGCCCGATCCCCTTCGCCCACCGGGGCGGGGCGGCGGACGGGCTGGAGAACACCCTGTTCCAGTTCCGGCGGGCGGTGGAGGCGGGCTACCGCTATCTGGAGACCGACGTGCACCGCACGGCGGACGGAAAGCTCGTCGCCTTCCACGACTCGACGCTGGACCGGGTGACGGACGGCGGCGGCCGGATCGCTGACCTCCCGTGGTCCGACGTACGCCACGCGCGCGTGGCGGGCAGCGAGCCGGTGCCCCTCTTCGAAGACCTGCTCGAAGCCTTCCCCGACGCGCGCTGGAACATCGACGTCAAGGCCGAGCCCGCGCTGCGCCCACTCCTGGACCTCATCGAGCGCACCGGCTCCTGGGACCGCGTCTGCGTCGGCTCCTTCTCCGAGTCGCGTGTGGTGCGCGCCCAGCGGCTCGCCGGTCCGCGCCTGGCAACGTCGTACGGCACCCGGGGTGTCCTCAACCTGCGGCTGCGCTCATGGGGTCTGCCGGTGGGGGTGCGCCGGTCGGCGGTCGCCGCGCAGGTGCCGGAGTCCCAGTCGGGCGTTCCGGTGGTCGACCGCAGCTTCGTGCGCGCCGCCCACGCGCGCGGGCTGCACGTCCACGTGTGGACGGTCAACGATGCCGATCGCATGCACCGGCTCCTGGACCTGGGAGTCGATGGCATCATGACCGATCACATCGACACGTTGCGCAAGGTTCTGGAGGACCGGGGCACCTGGTTCTGACTCCCCGCGCGCACCACCTTCACGGGGAAAGCGAGGGCACGGGTGGGCATCGAAACCGTGCGGGACGAGGCGTCCGACGAGGCCGCTGACCGACGCGAGCGGCGCGGCTGGTACTTCTACGACTGGGCCTGCTCCGTCTACTCGACGAGCGTCCTCACCGTGTTCCTGGGCCCCTATCTGACGTCGGTCGCGGAGAAGGCGGCCGACGCGGACGGGTTCGTGCACCCGCTGGGCATACCGGTCCGCGCCGGTTCGGTCTTCGCCTACTCGGTGTCCCTGTCGATCATCGTGGCCGTGCTCGTCATGCCCGTGGTGGGCGCGGCCGCCGACCGCACCGGACGCAAGAAGCCGCTCCTGGGCGCCGCCGCCTACGTGGGTGCCACGGCGACGACGGGCATGTTCTTCCTCGACGGCGACCGCTATCTGCTCGGCGGGCTGCTGCTGATCATCGCCAACGCGGCTCTGTCCGTCTCGATGATGCTCTACAACTCCTTCCTCCCCCAGATCGCCCCGGTCGAGGAACGCGACTCGGTCTCCTCGCGCGGCTGGGCGTTCGGTTACGCGGCGGGCTCGCTGGTCCTCGTCGTCAACCTGGTGCTGTACACGGCCCACGACTCCTTCGGCCTCTCGGAGGGCATGGCCGTCCGCGTCTGCCTGGCCTCGGCGGGCCTGTGGTGGGGCGCCTTCACCCTCGTACCGCTGCGCAGACTCCGCGACCGCCAAGCCGCCCCGGCGGAAGCCGCCGACAAGGAGGCCACCTCCCCAGGACTGCGGCAGCTCGCCGCGACGGTCCGCGACATGCGCCGCCACCCGCTCACCCTCGCCTTCCTGCTCGCCTACCTCGTCTACAACGACGGCATCCAGACCGTGATCTCCCAGGCCTCGGTCTACGGCTCCGAGGAGCTCGGGCTGGGCCAGTCCACCCTCATCGGGGCGGTGCTGCTGGTCCAGGTGCTCGCGGTGGCGGGAGCGTTGGGGATGGGCCGGCTGGCCCGTGTGTACGGGGCCAAGCGGACGATTCTCGGATCGCTGGTGGCGTGGACGGTGACGCTGGCGGCGGGGTACTTCCTGCCGGCCGGCGCACCGGCGTGGTTCTTCGTGCTGGCCGCCGGGATCGGCCTGGTCCTCGGCGGCAGTCAGGCGCTGTCCCGGTCACTGTTCTCGCATCTGGTGCCGCCCGGCAAAGAGGCCGAATACTTCTCGGCGTACGAGATGAGCGACCGCGGGATGAGCTGGCTGGGCCCGCTTCTGTTCGGGATCACCTACCAGCTGACCGGCAGTTACCGGGACGCGATCATCTCGCTCGTGGCCTTCTTCGTCATCGGGTTCGTGCTGCTGGCCCGGGTTCCGGTGGGACGCGCGATCCGCGACGCGGGCAATCCCGTTCCCGAAAGGATTTAGCATCGGCGGCCAAAGAGCGGTAGTGTACGCCGTTGGCCTGCCAGGCGTACCGTTACTGCGCGTCAAAGATGACGAAACGCTGGGTGATATCTGCTTGCAGATGTGACAAACCGGGCGCTGGTGGGTACAACAAGGGGCGGCTACGACGGCGCGCATGACCCCGAAACGGGACACGGGACGGGAATCTTTACCGCCGACCGGACGTTGACCGGATGACGACGACAGCGACACCTGTCCTGTGGGCGACAAGCCCGGGAGGCACGATTCATGAGTGAGCGAGCTCTTCGCGGCACACGCCTCGTAGTGACCAGCTATGAGACGGACCGCGGCATCGACCTGGCTCCGCGCCAGGCCGTGGAGTACGCATGCGAGAAGGGGCATCGGTTTGAGATGCCCTTCTCGGTGGAGGCCGAAATTCCGCCGGAGTGGGAGTGCAAGGTCTGCGGGGCCCAGGCACTTCTCGTGGACGGTGACGGCCCTGAGGAGAAGAAGGCCAAGCCCGCGCGTACGCATTGGGACATGCTGATGGAGCGACGCACCCGCGAGGAACTCGAAGAGGTCCTTGAGGAGCGACTGGCTGTACTGCGCTCCGGAGCGATGAACATCGCGGTACATCCGCGGGACAGCCGCAAGTCCGCGTAGTCCCTCTCGGGGCTGGGCGGCATACAACGCACACGTGACACCGCGGGTGCCGGACGTGAATTTGGCGTGCGGTGCCTGCGGTTTTGCGTTTTTCAGAAGTCTTTGACGACGCGACGGGCCCGCGCCAGGTGGCGCGAGCCCGTCGCGTGTGGGGAAAGCCGTCAGCCGGTCAGCGGTGGGCGCCGGTCTCCCGCGGTGCCGCCCGCCCCGTCCTCCCGGACGACCTCGCCGTGGATGACCTCACCCTGGACCACCTTGCCGTCCGGGCGGTGCATCCTCGCCTGCTGGAAGGCGTCGCCCAGGGTGCCGGGGGTCGCCTGCCTCAGTTTGCGCTCGAAGGTGCGTTCCGCGTAGCGGCTGATCGCCTTCTGAAGCGGGGGGATCAGCAACAGCACACCCACCGCGTCCGAGATCAGGCCCGGCAGCATCAGGAGCAGACCGCCGAGCATCAGCAGGCCGTTGCCCTCGCTGCCGCCGGGGCGGGCCGTGCTCGCCGACGGCGGGCCGCCCTGCTGCTGTTGCAGCGTCTCGGTGAGGTTGCGGAAGGCCCGGCGGCCCGCCCGCTTGATGACCACGGAGCCCAGCACGAAACCGGCGACCAGGAGCAGGAAGACCGTGAAGCCGCTCGCCGCGCCGGCCACCACGGTCAGCAGCCAGATCTCCAGCACCAGCCACGCGGCGATGCCCAACGGCAGAAATGTGCGCAGCCGGGAACGCCGGGGCTGGGCAGGGTATGTGGGGGTCGGTG
This genomic interval from Streptomyces sp. B21-083 contains the following:
- a CDS encoding glycerophosphodiester phosphodiesterase translates to MTTRIRHPYLDHPGPIPFAHRGGAADGLENTLFQFRRAVEAGYRYLETDVHRTADGKLVAFHDSTLDRVTDGGGRIADLPWSDVRHARVAGSEPVPLFEDLLEAFPDARWNIDVKAEPALRPLLDLIERTGSWDRVCVGSFSESRVVRAQRLAGPRLATSYGTRGVLNLRLRSWGLPVGVRRSAVAAQVPESQSGVPVVDRSFVRAAHARGLHVHVWTVNDADRMHRLLDLGVDGIMTDHIDTLRKVLEDRGTWF
- the yczE gene encoding membrane protein YczE; translated protein: MSAPDRLGRRLVQLYTGLALYGASSALLVESGLGLEPWGVLHQGLAELTGLTIGVVSIFVGAAVLLLWIPLRQRPGLGTVSNVFVVGLAMDGTLALVPDAHALAARIPLLLAGIVLNGVATGLYIAASFGPGPRDGLMTGLHRITGRSIRLVRTAIEVAVVATGFALGGTVGIGTVLYAVAIGPLAQLFLRVFAVPAASAGSPVVAAGQPEEAILRP
- the fxsA gene encoding FxsA family membrane protein, with amino-acid sequence MTTGAPTPTYPAQPRRSRLRTFLPLGIAAWLVLEIWLLTVVAGAASGFTVFLLLVAGFVLGSVVIKRAGRRAFRNLTETLQQQQGGPPSASTARPGGSEGNGLLMLGGLLLMLPGLISDAVGVLLLIPPLQKAISRYAERTFERKLRQATPGTLGDAFQQARMHRPDGKVVQGEVIHGEVVREDGAGGTAGDRRPPLTG
- a CDS encoding SCO1417 family MocR-like transcription factor encodes the protein MVQWTSAVGTAQLARLLTSQQDRPAGPGTRRPPAYRSLADGIRLLVLEGRVPVAARLPAERELALSLSVSRTTVAAAYEALRAEGFLESRRGAGSWTAVPAGNPLPARGLEPLPPEALGSVIDLGTAALPAPEPWLTRAVQGALEELPPYAHTHGDYPAGLPALRAMIAERYTARGIPTMPEQIMVTTGAMGAIDAICHLFSGRGERIAVESPSYANILQLMREAGARLVPVAMAEGLAGWDLDRWRQVLREAAPRIAYVVADFHNPTGALADEDQRRQLVDAARSAGTVLVADETMTELWLDPDVEMPRPVCGFDPAGSTVITVGSASKAFWAGMRIGWVRAAPDVIRSLVAARAYADLGTPVLEQLAINWLLSTGGWEQAVEMRREQARDNRDALVAAVRRELPDWEFTVPRGGLTLWVRTGGLSGSRLAEAGERVGVRVPSGPRFGVDGAFEGYVRLPFTVGGAVADEAAARLAAAARIVVSGGSAGAESPRTFVA
- a CDS encoding MFS transporter — encoded protein: MGIETVRDEASDEAADRRERRGWYFYDWACSVYSTSVLTVFLGPYLTSVAEKAADADGFVHPLGIPVRAGSVFAYSVSLSIIVAVLVMPVVGAAADRTGRKKPLLGAAAYVGATATTGMFFLDGDRYLLGGLLLIIANAALSVSMMLYNSFLPQIAPVEERDSVSSRGWAFGYAAGSLVLVVNLVLYTAHDSFGLSEGMAVRVCLASAGLWWGAFTLVPLRRLRDRQAAPAEAADKEATSPGLRQLAATVRDMRRHPLTLAFLLAYLVYNDGIQTVISQASVYGSEELGLGQSTLIGAVLLVQVLAVAGALGMGRLARVYGAKRTILGSLVAWTVTLAAGYFLPAGAPAWFFVLAAGIGLVLGGSQALSRSLFSHLVPPGKEAEYFSAYEMSDRGMSWLGPLLFGITYQLTGSYRDAIISLVAFFVIGFVLLARVPVGRAIRDAGNPVPERI
- a CDS encoding RNA polymerase-binding protein RbpA, with amino-acid sequence MSERALRGTRLVVTSYETDRGIDLAPRQAVEYACEKGHRFEMPFSVEAEIPPEWECKVCGAQALLVDGDGPEEKKAKPARTHWDMLMERRTREELEEVLEERLAVLRSGAMNIAVHPRDSRKSA